From Saprospiraceae bacterium, one genomic window encodes:
- a CDS encoding OmpA family protein translates to MKFSVLILFSLVVFYEAFAQESIQTITVENYTKFDQDEAVRAICIDRNNYKWLGTDRGLYRVIGLDLEPEKFSNDSILAITEDKKGVIWYANRNQQIKSLDPYHQIDIQVKGVQVTCLSYYKGDIWVGSSNGLFRVSDDQIKILNHYTSNNSKLKSNQINSLFPDSEGRLWVGTNEGVVIIKDKSWSHFEKENKINGAVSTSEGIWLLAEKKMWLIYKEEGRDRWQDAAVKRGLSQGPVRSIVSDSKGNIYIASEILVQFNPYTDQSTPIDKDYGFISSQTLSLSCDRNDDLWVGTADRGMFRVDVSLEGVSQLTAVAYARGELKCPGEKSSTITVIAKGGKTPYSFQWNIPGLNGNKIDSVGAGEYTVTITDAEGESYITSVSVRQPKEIKSTVVSKTRVSELNTKDGKAVIQVEGGTPPYRIIWDNGRTGTNGTNLSAGKHVVKIYDQNQCYQSTEVYIESPKAIPDLDRTKLAVGQTLRINQLYFTADSAIVSEESFPVLDEIYQFLLKNKDVSIEIGGHTNGIPPHEYCDRLSAARAKNVADYLYNNGIPFEQISHRGYGKREPIASNDTVAGRLRNQRVEIKIIAIAN, encoded by the coding sequence ATGAAATTCAGTGTATTAATTCTATTTTCTTTGGTTGTGTTTTATGAGGCCTTTGCACAAGAATCCATCCAAACAATCACTGTTGAAAATTATACAAAATTTGACCAGGATGAAGCCGTTCGCGCTATTTGTATTGACAGAAACAATTACAAGTGGCTAGGCACCGATAGAGGCCTGTATAGGGTGATCGGTTTGGATTTGGAGCCAGAAAAGTTTTCTAACGATAGTATTTTGGCAATCACTGAAGATAAAAAAGGAGTTATTTGGTACGCCAATCGAAATCAACAGATCAAAAGTCTTGACCCTTATCATCAAATTGACATTCAAGTGAAAGGGGTTCAGGTGACTTGTTTAAGTTATTATAAAGGTGATATTTGGGTAGGTTCGAGTAACGGTTTGTTTAGAGTTTCTGATGATCAGATAAAAATTTTAAACCACTACACTTCAAATAATTCCAAACTCAAATCCAATCAAATTAACTCATTGTTCCCTGACTCGGAAGGAAGGCTATGGGTAGGAACAAATGAGGGTGTTGTAATTATCAAAGATAAATCTTGGAGTCATTTTGAAAAAGAGAATAAAATCAACGGAGCAGTTTCTACAAGTGAAGGAATATGGTTATTGGCTGAAAAAAAAATGTGGCTCATTTACAAGGAGGAGGGTCGTGACCGTTGGCAGGATGCCGCCGTAAAAAGGGGCTTAAGCCAAGGTCCGGTTAGGTCAATTGTTTCAGATAGCAAAGGAAATATTTACATCGCGTCTGAGATATTGGTTCAGTTTAATCCATACACAGATCAAAGTACTCCCATTGACAAAGACTATGGATTTATTTCTTCTCAAACACTATCCTTGTCTTGTGACAGAAATGATGACCTCTGGGTAGGTACAGCAGATCGAGGTATGTTTAGAGTGGATGTATCTCTTGAAGGTGTTTCTCAATTGACAGCAGTGGCGTATGCCAGAGGGGAGTTGAAATGTCCAGGAGAAAAATCCTCTACCATCACTGTAATTGCAAAGGGAGGGAAAACTCCCTATAGTTTTCAATGGAATATTCCAGGACTAAATGGAAATAAAATAGATAGTGTTGGTGCAGGTGAGTATACTGTAACCATAACTGATGCAGAAGGGGAAAGTTACATTACTTCAGTTTCTGTCAGACAGCCTAAGGAAATAAAATCAACTGTGGTTTCAAAAACCAGAGTGAGCGAACTCAATACAAAGGATGGCAAGGCTGTTATACAGGTTGAGGGAGGCACACCACCCTATCGAATTATTTGGGACAATGGACGGACAGGAACAAATGGGACCAATCTTTCTGCCGGAAAACATGTGGTAAAAATATATGATCAAAACCAATGTTATCAATCTACGGAAGTTTATATCGAATCACCGAAGGCTATTCCAGACCTTGATCGAACGAAATTGGCTGTTGGACAGACTTTGAGAATTAACCAACTTTATTTTACAGCGGATTCTGCCATCGTTTCTGAAGAGTCATTTCCTGTACTGGATGAAATTTATCAGTTCTTATTGAAAAATAAAGATGTAAGTATAGAAATTGGAGGACACACCAATGGAATTCCTCCACATGAATATTGCGATCGACTGTCTGCCGCTCGTGCAAAAAATGTGGCTGATTATTTATAC
- a CDS encoding LysM peptidoglycan-binding domain-containing protein yields the protein MSLQNKYKAVLDLGLAFGIQEGSVEEVNGVLKIGGVAKTQYEKDQLWDKIKEIGGENPSDLMADIKVSNTSYYTKHTVAKGESLSLIAKKYYKDANKYKKIFEANTDILKNPDLIHPGQELIIPN from the coding sequence ATGAGTCTTCAAAACAAGTACAAAGCAGTGTTAGATTTGGGTTTGGCCTTTGGAATTCAAGAAGGAAGTGTAGAAGAAGTCAATGGTGTACTCAAAATCGGAGGGGTTGCAAAGACCCAATATGAAAAAGATCAGCTTTGGGATAAAATTAAAGAGATTGGTGGAGAAAATCCATCTGATTTAATGGCCGATATTAAAGTGAGCAACACCTCTTACTATACAAAGCATACTGTCGCAAAGGGAGAGAGTCTTAGCTTAATTGCAAAGAAGTATTACAAAGATGCGAACAAATACAAGAAAATATTTGAGGCTAATACAGATATTCTAAAGAATCCTGATCTGATTCATCCTGGACAAGAATTAATTATTCCCAATTAA
- a CDS encoding L,D-transpeptidase family protein, producing MSRGTPFIRIIFLLAAIQMNLFIHQGCKNSKDNYAIPSDSTVYSKIRFTHFHLDSFEIAKFLNTQCVSNSIVDDLFSFYIRRDFQLAWYTEDGISESALSFIHLVKEYKTIFNDSTLSLFNTDLIIEQFIIDSNSFTKNPELIFQMEIGLTAAYFSYAFKYYKGMEKDPKDLEWYIPRKKKDLGLFLDAMVEGRADLAKYEPINYYYRELKNNLIKLYAKAGKIDSLRILMQHDKNINLEETQDLNLHWFAFLKLLGDIECPDYSFSFELLKTGLEKFQFRHGLVRTGIIDSFTLNAAIKNTNYYLEKIIINLERLRWLPDTIPNEFLLVNIPDFNLFVYHDARLQWSCPVVVGKTIHQTNIFAGDLAYIVFSPYWVVPQSIAIKEILPKLKRNSKYLEQNNMELLSGNKIISSKGIDWSKFKSTIPYTIRQRPGRQNALGKVKFLFPNSYSIYLHDTPAKTYFSQNRRDFSHGCIRVSEPMKLANYLLRKNPKYTSKLLADLSNQEKETWVNLPVPVKVFICYFTAWVDSYGNLHFRDDIYLHDQKLMKELFHK from the coding sequence ATGAGCCGCGGCACACCATTTATTCGTATAATTTTCCTTCTTGCTGCCATCCAGATGAATTTATTTATCCATCAGGGTTGCAAGAATTCTAAGGACAATTATGCGATTCCTTCAGATAGCACTGTTTATAGTAAGATCAGATTTACCCATTTTCATTTGGACAGTTTTGAGATTGCAAAATTTTTAAATACCCAATGTGTCAGCAATTCAATCGTGGATGATTTGTTTTCCTTTTACATTCGAAGAGATTTTCAATTGGCCTGGTATACTGAAGATGGGATCTCAGAATCAGCTTTGAGTTTTATTCATTTGGTCAAAGAGTACAAAACTATTTTTAATGATTCAACACTCTCATTGTTTAACACGGATCTAATCATTGAGCAATTTATCATTGATTCTAATAGCTTTACGAAAAACCCTGAATTGATTTTTCAGATGGAAATAGGATTGACTGCCGCGTATTTCTCCTATGCGTTTAAGTATTATAAAGGAATGGAAAAAGATCCAAAGGATCTGGAATGGTATATTCCAAGAAAGAAAAAGGATCTTGGTTTGTTTTTGGATGCAATGGTTGAAGGAAGGGCAGATCTAGCGAAATATGAACCCATCAATTATTATTATCGGGAACTTAAAAATAATCTGATAAAGCTATATGCGAAAGCTGGAAAAATCGACAGTTTAAGAATTCTCATGCAACATGACAAAAATATTAACTTGGAAGAAACCCAAGATCTCAATTTACATTGGTTCGCTTTTTTAAAATTGCTTGGTGATATTGAATGTCCCGATTATTCATTTTCATTTGAGTTGCTTAAGACAGGCTTGGAAAAATTCCAATTTCGGCATGGTTTGGTAAGAACGGGAATAATCGATTCATTCACTTTGAACGCTGCTATAAAGAATACCAATTATTATTTAGAAAAAATCATCATTAATCTGGAACGCTTGAGGTGGTTACCTGATACGATTCCCAATGAATTTTTGTTGGTAAATATACCTGATTTCAATTTATTTGTTTATCATGATGCAAGATTGCAATGGAGTTGTCCTGTTGTTGTAGGTAAGACAATTCATCAAACCAATATTTTTGCAGGTGATCTTGCATATATTGTTTTTAGTCCGTATTGGGTAGTACCACAAAGTATCGCTATAAAAGAAATTCTCCCCAAGCTCAAGAGAAATAGTAAATACCTTGAGCAAAATAACATGGAATTGCTTTCCGGCAATAAAATTATTTCTTCAAAGGGTATCGATTGGTCAAAATTTAAATCGACCATACCTTATACCATTAGGCAAAGACCCGGACGACAAAATGCACTCGGAAAAGTGAAATTTCTATTCCCAAATTCCTATAGTATTTACTTGCACGATACTCCTGCAAAAACCTATTTTTCTCAAAATAGGAGAGATTTTAGCCATGGATGCATCAGGGTTTCAGAACCCATGAAATTAGCCAACTATTTGTTGAGGAAAAATCCAAAATACACCTCAAAATTGCTTGCCGATCTTTCCAATCAAGAGAAGGAGACATGGGTTAATCTACCTGTGCCCGTAAAAGTCTTTATTTGTTATTTTACGGCATGGGTTGATTCATACGGAAACTTGCATTTTAGAGACGATATATATCTACACGATCAAAAACTCATGAAAGAACTATTTCATAAATAA
- a CDS encoding murein L,D-transpeptidase catalytic domain family protein produces MLITWSIAFVFYKGSSGTCSIPEHCPDLEQTESTSNDIARICFANCNLDGKVDFEVFKKAIDGVDLFRPAKKIIAICDFTKPSTAERLFIVDLQKMKLLAKSLVAHGRNSGELMATSFSNQMNSYKSSLGFFQIGQKIKSPKHGDALLLEGLEKGLNDQARKREIIIHSADYVSDHFVKKNGRLGRSHGCPAVPAKVLQNIIPLLKDGALLYIHGNSSANSRS; encoded by the coding sequence ATGCTAATCACCTGGAGCATTGCTTTTGTATTTTACAAAGGAAGTTCTGGTACATGTAGCATACCAGAACATTGTCCAGATTTAGAACAAACTGAGTCTACGAGTAATGATATTGCCAGAATTTGTTTCGCCAATTGCAATTTAGATGGTAAGGTTGATTTTGAAGTGTTTAAGAAAGCAATTGATGGAGTAGACCTATTTAGACCCGCAAAAAAAATTATTGCAATTTGCGATTTTACTAAACCATCAACTGCAGAGCGTCTTTTCATTGTTGATTTACAAAAGATGAAATTATTGGCAAAATCATTGGTTGCTCATGGACGAAACTCCGGGGAATTAATGGCGACATCTTTTTCAAACCAAATGAATTCATACAAAAGTAGTTTGGGATTTTTTCAAATAGGACAAAAAATCAAGAGCCCCAAACATGGAGATGCATTGCTTTTAGAAGGCCTTGAAAAAGGATTGAATGATCAAGCCAGAAAGAGAGAGATCATAATTCATTCTGCAGATTATGTCAGTGATCATTTTGTCAAGAAAAATGGACGTTTGGGGAGAAGTCATGGATGTCCTGCTGTACCTGCCAAAGTATTGCAAAATATTATTCCCCTTTTGAAAGATGGCGCTTTGCTTTATATTCATGGCAATTCATCTGCAAATTCCAGATCCTGA
- the dnaK gene encoding molecular chaperone DnaK — protein sequence MGKIIGIDLGTTNSCVSVMEGNEPVVIANDEGRRTTPSIVAFLDNGERKVGDPAKRQAITNPRRTVASIKRFMGQRFNESNKEVGRVSYKVVNGENNTCRVDIDGRLYSPQEISAMILQKMKKVAEDYLGQEVTEAVVTVPAYFNDSQRQATKEAGEIAGLNIKRIINEPTAAALAYGLDKKNKDMTIAVYDLGGGTFDISILELGDGVFEVKSTNGDTHLGGDDFDHVIIDWLADSFKSQENIDLRKDPMALQRLKEAAEKAKIELSSSTETEINLPYITATDGVPKHLVLKLTRAKFEQLADELVRRTLKPCEDALKDAGLSKADIDEIIMVGGSTRIPRIQQVVEEFFGKKPNRGVNPDEVVAIGAAIQGGVLTGEVKDVLLLDVTPLSMGIETMGGVYDIVIEANSTIPTKKSKVYSTAADNQPSVEIHILQGERPMAKDNRTVGRFILDGIPPAQRGIPQIEVSFDMDANGILSVSALDKGTGKSQNVRIEASTGLSKEEVERMKNEAAANADADKKARERVDKLNEADSMIFQTEKQMKEYGDKIPSDKKSTIETALSELKSAHQAQDLDAITAKLEALNTAWMAASQDLYNASQQAENQSASGNANGNHNSNGSGTEPVTDVEFEEVNKN from the coding sequence ATGGGTAAAATTATTGGGATAGATTTAGGAACTACAAATTCCTGTGTTTCTGTGATGGAAGGCAATGAGCCTGTTGTGATTGCCAACGATGAAGGAAGGAGAACAACTCCTTCTATTGTAGCTTTTTTGGACAATGGTGAGAGAAAGGTTGGTGATCCTGCCAAAAGACAGGCTATTACAAATCCTAGACGCACAGTAGCTTCCATAAAGCGATTTATGGGGCAGAGATTCAACGAGTCGAATAAAGAGGTAGGAAGAGTATCTTATAAGGTGGTGAATGGAGAAAACAATACCTGCCGAGTTGATATCGATGGCAGATTGTATTCACCCCAGGAAATTTCAGCCATGATTCTTCAAAAAATGAAGAAAGTAGCCGAGGATTATCTTGGACAAGAAGTAACTGAAGCAGTAGTTACGGTTCCTGCTTATTTTAATGATTCTCAAAGACAAGCTACCAAAGAGGCTGGCGAAATTGCCGGTTTAAATATCAAAAGAATTATCAATGAGCCAACCGCGGCCGCTCTGGCTTATGGCCTTGACAAAAAGAATAAGGATATGACCATTGCCGTGTACGATTTAGGTGGTGGAACATTTGATATTTCAATTCTCGAATTAGGCGATGGGGTGTTTGAAGTAAAATCGACCAATGGAGATACACATCTTGGAGGTGATGATTTTGATCATGTAATCATTGATTGGCTGGCTGATAGTTTTAAAAGCCAGGAAAATATTGATTTGAGAAAAGATCCAATGGCCCTGCAAAGACTTAAGGAAGCAGCCGAAAAAGCCAAAATTGAATTGTCATCAAGTACTGAAACAGAAATTAATCTCCCGTATATTACAGCTACTGATGGTGTGCCAAAACACCTGGTTCTGAAGTTGACAAGGGCAAAATTTGAGCAACTGGCTGATGAACTGGTTAGAAGAACCTTAAAGCCTTGTGAGGATGCTTTAAAAGATGCCGGACTAAGCAAAGCTGATATTGATGAGATTATCATGGTAGGTGGATCCACCAGGATTCCAAGAATTCAACAAGTTGTTGAAGAATTTTTTGGAAAAAAACCAAACCGCGGAGTCAATCCCGATGAAGTGGTGGCCATAGGTGCTGCCATCCAAGGGGGTGTTTTGACCGGAGAAGTAAAAGACGTATTGTTACTGGATGTTACCCCACTCTCAATGGGTATTGAAACGATGGGAGGAGTCTATGATATAGTCATAGAAGCCAATTCGACCATCCCTACTAAAAAATCCAAAGTTTACTCTACAGCAGCTGATAACCAGCCAAGTGTAGAGATTCATATTCTTCAAGGAGAGCGCCCAATGGCTAAAGACAACAGAACAGTAGGGCGATTCATCTTGGATGGTATTCCGCCGGCCCAAAGAGGAATTCCACAAATTGAGGTTTCTTTTGACATGGATGCCAACGGAATTCTCAGTGTGTCTGCACTAGATAAAGGGACAGGAAAAAGCCAAAACGTAAGAATTGAAGCATCTACTGGTTTGTCAAAAGAAGAGGTGGAAAGAATGAAAAATGAAGCTGCCGCGAACGCTGACGCTGATAAAAAAGCGAGAGAAAGGGTTGATAAGCTGAATGAGGCCGATTCTATGATTTTCCAAACTGAAAAGCAAATGAAAGAGTATGGTGATAAAATTCCATCTGATAAAAAGTCAACCATTGAGACCGCATTGTCAGAATTAAAATCCGCTCATCAGGCTCAGGATTTGGATGCGATTACAGCCAAATTGGAAGCTTTGAATACAGCTTGGATGGCTGCTTCTCAAGATTTGTACAATGCATCCCAACAGGCTGAAAACCAATCCGCTTCAGGGAATGCCAATGGAAATCACAATTCAAATGGATCTGGCACCGAACCAGTAACAGATGTAGAATTTGAAGAAGTCAATAAAAATTAA
- the panB gene encoding 3-methyl-2-oxobutanoate hydroxymethyltransferase → MSVHKEIKRITTRTLQEMKSAGEKIAMLTAYDFSMAKILDEANIDVLLVGDSASNVMAGHETTLPITLDQMIYHAQSVVRGVQRALVVVDLPFGSYQGNSKRALESSIRIMKESGAHAVKLEGGAEVVESIKRILTAGIPVMGHLGLTPQSIYKFGTYTVRAKEDMEAIKLKADARILEKAGCFSLVLEKIPASLAIEVTQSIQIPTIGIGAGAGVDGQVLVLHDMLGLNKGFNPRFLRRYLDLHGEIKSAVEQYSKDIKSGDFPNLKEQY, encoded by the coding sequence ATGTCTGTACACAAAGAAATTAAGAGAATAACCACCAGGACTTTACAAGAAATGAAATCAGCAGGTGAAAAGATCGCTATGCTGACTGCCTATGATTTTTCTATGGCAAAAATCCTTGATGAAGCCAATATAGATGTTTTGCTGGTTGGGGATTCCGCATCCAATGTGATGGCAGGGCATGAGACCACACTTCCCATTACTTTGGACCAAATGATTTATCACGCTCAATCAGTTGTCAGAGGTGTACAAAGGGCACTTGTGGTCGTTGATTTGCCTTTTGGAAGCTATCAGGGAAATTCAAAAAGGGCACTGGAATCCAGTATCCGTATTATGAAAGAAAGTGGAGCCCATGCCGTAAAACTCGAAGGGGGTGCTGAGGTCGTCGAATCCATTAAAAGAATATTAACCGCTGGAATTCCGGTAATGGGTCACTTAGGCCTAACTCCGCAATCAATTTACAAATTTGGCACCTATACAGTCCGTGCCAAAGAAGATATGGAAGCCATAAAATTAAAGGCCGATGCCAGAATTTTGGAGAAGGCGGGTTGTTTTAGTTTGGTCTTGGAAAAAATACCAGCCTCATTGGCCATTGAAGTGACTCAATCCATACAAATACCTACTATTGGTATCGGTGCTGGTGCTGGAGTGGATGGACAAGTATTGGTATTGCACGATATGCTTGGATTAAACAAGGGATTCAACCCTAGATTTTTGAGAAGATATCTTGATCTGCACGGAGAAATCAAATCGGCCGTTGAACAATATTCAAAGGATATCAAATCCGGTGATTTTCCTAACTTGAAAGAACAGTATTAA
- the mltG gene encoding endolytic transglycosylase MltG codes for MRKKNIFISLFVLGAGAVVFYCLFAPNVSKVHQSYFLEIKPVFSWSEIEQNLVDHKVLKNNKSFQLTSYIFSFSAKKWKAGRYKINKGMSNFDIFKKLLSGAQDPVMLVINNVRDIYQLAGKLDPYLMIDSTDILNTLSDTLFLDSLGYNLENILSMILPNSYEVFWTIQTKALFLKLKAHHDKFWESESRLMALRDVGLSQVQAYTLASIVEKESQYLPERNMIAGVYLNRLKRGMKLQADPTAVFASGLDGVQRVNYDILNVDSPYNTYKVVGLPPGPIYMPSINSIEAVLNADKHEYIFFCALPGYEGRHSFAKTAEQHFENARIYRKWLDQQNIH; via the coding sequence ATGCGAAAAAAGAATATTTTCATTAGCCTCTTTGTTTTAGGGGCTGGTGCGGTCGTTTTTTATTGTTTATTTGCACCCAATGTATCCAAGGTCCACCAATCCTATTTTTTAGAAATCAAACCGGTTTTCAGTTGGTCTGAAATTGAACAAAACTTAGTCGATCATAAAGTTCTAAAAAATAACAAGAGTTTCCAACTCACCAGTTATATTTTCTCATTCTCTGCCAAAAAGTGGAAAGCAGGACGATATAAAATCAACAAAGGGATGTCAAATTTTGATATCTTTAAAAAGCTTCTTTCAGGTGCGCAGGATCCAGTTATGCTTGTCATTAATAATGTAAGAGATATTTATCAATTGGCAGGAAAACTTGATCCTTATCTTATGATTGACTCTACTGACATACTAAATACCTTGAGCGATACTTTATTCCTGGACAGTTTGGGTTACAATTTGGAAAATATACTCAGCATGATTTTACCCAATAGCTATGAAGTATTTTGGACGATCCAGACAAAAGCACTGTTTTTAAAATTAAAAGCGCATCACGACAAATTCTGGGAGTCAGAAAGTAGATTAATGGCATTGCGCGATGTTGGACTAAGTCAAGTGCAAGCATATACACTTGCATCCATCGTAGAAAAAGAGTCCCAATATCTCCCAGAGAGAAACATGATTGCCGGAGTTTATCTAAATAGATTGAAAAGAGGAATGAAGCTGCAAGCTGACCCAACTGCTGTGTTTGCATCAGGTTTGGATGGGGTGCAGAGAGTAAATTATGACATTTTAAATGTGGACTCTCCATATAATACTTATAAAGTGGTCGGGTTACCTCCAGGTCCTATCTACATGCCTTCCATTAACAGCATTGAAGCAGTTCTAAACGCAGATAAGCATGAATATATATTCTTCTGTGCTTTGCCGGGTTATGAAGGTAGACATTCATTTGCCAAAACAGCTGAACAACATTTTGAAAATGCGAGAATCTACCGAAAATGGTTAGACCAGCAGAACATACATTGA
- the tilS gene encoding tRNA lysidine(34) synthetase TilS, whose product MNLRTKFQNEIKTALDVYLDSTFLVAVSGGVDSMVLADCMKSLSLKFGIAHCNYHLRGEDSKLDAKLVMEWAHLHNICFHMAEFPINPDEKSIQENARQLRLQYFEKIKSEFGYQFILTAHHKGDVIENFLFRLLNGSGLRGMVSIENNFHFSIKPFLNIHKTELYEYAAQYQVPFREDASNLSSKYSRNQLRNQIIPLFEKIKPGSLTSIQQSLSILAQAYDFITKKKEEWVSLNVLKHQNHSIIKIPKEDDLYLLNEYLVEFGFNFSILQDLKQQIHQAGKVFYSNTGFRITTGKGYLNLERVEELKLGKVIFIESLPIQCSLELGEIKLTLNKETEPTIRNESSFKRVHVDLQQIKWPLKIEYYQPGDKIKSLGLKGKSKKLKKIFMERGTDMQLRKKWPIVKSGNEIIWVPGHAMSELVKCGEATKEIAVFNWCPY is encoded by the coding sequence TTGAATTTGCGAACAAAATTTCAAAATGAAATTAAAACAGCTCTGGATGTTTATCTTGACTCAACATTTTTGGTAGCAGTCAGTGGTGGTGTGGACTCCATGGTTCTTGCTGATTGTATGAAAAGCCTTAGCCTTAAATTTGGCATTGCTCATTGCAATTATCACCTAAGAGGTGAAGATTCTAAATTAGATGCCAAGTTGGTCATGGAGTGGGCACATCTCCACAATATCTGCTTTCACATGGCTGAATTCCCTATAAATCCAGATGAAAAAAGCATACAGGAGAACGCCCGACAGTTAAGACTACAATATTTTGAGAAGATAAAATCAGAATTTGGTTATCAATTTATTTTAACGGCACATCACAAAGGTGATGTGATTGAGAATTTTCTATTTCGGCTTCTTAATGGATCTGGATTAAGAGGTATGGTATCCATTGAAAACAACTTTCATTTCTCAATTAAACCATTTTTGAATATTCATAAGACAGAGCTTTATGAATACGCCGCTCAATATCAGGTACCTTTTAGAGAAGATGCATCCAATCTATCGTCCAAGTACAGTCGAAATCAATTGAGAAATCAAATCATTCCACTTTTTGAAAAAATCAAACCTGGATCCCTAACTTCCATTCAACAATCATTGTCTATTCTTGCACAAGCCTATGACTTTATCACAAAGAAAAAAGAAGAATGGGTTTCCCTTAATGTTTTGAAACATCAAAACCATTCGATCATAAAGATCCCCAAAGAAGACGATTTGTATTTGCTCAATGAATATTTGGTGGAATTCGGATTTAATTTTAGTATCCTGCAAGATCTTAAACAACAAATTCATCAAGCAGGTAAGGTTTTCTATTCCAATACAGGATTCAGGATTACCACTGGGAAAGGATATTTAAATCTAGAAAGGGTAGAGGAATTAAAATTAGGCAAAGTAATATTTATCGAATCCCTTCCGATCCAATGTTCTTTGGAATTGGGTGAAATCAAGCTGACACTGAACAAAGAGACCGAGCCAACTATTAGGAATGAATCCAGTTTTAAACGAGTTCACGTTGATCTTCAGCAAATCAAATGGCCTTTAAAAATTGAATATTATCAGCCAGGAGATAAAATAAAGTCATTGGGTCTGAAAGGAAAGTCCAAAAAACTCAAAAAAATATTCATGGAAAGGGGGACCGATATGCAATTGCGTAAAAAATGGCCCATCGTAAAATCAGGAAATGAAATTATTTGGGTTCCGGGTCACGCCATGTCTGAATTGGTCAAATGCGGAGAAGCTACCAAGGAGATTGCAGTTTTTAACTGGTGTCCTTATTAA
- a CDS encoding redoxin domain-containing protein — MNKINERLRTLSTHGGKSIGELSYSKPVLLVFLRHFGCTFCREALEEIRILDKKLDSGQISIILVHMAEPSIAMSYFEKFKISHLDHISDPDCKIYQDFGLIKGRFNQLFGFRSWIRGVDAGIVKGHGWGVQLGDGFQMPGVFTISNGKVTSEFRHRYASDKPDYLSMISCVPT; from the coding sequence ATGAATAAAATCAATGAAAGACTTCGCACCCTTAGTACCCATGGTGGAAAATCGATCGGCGAGCTAAGTTATTCCAAACCAGTACTCCTCGTTTTTCTTAGACATTTTGGTTGTACATTTTGCAGAGAAGCACTTGAGGAAATACGGATCCTTGATAAAAAATTGGATTCCGGACAAATTTCGATCATTTTGGTGCATATGGCGGAGCCTAGTATCGCCATGAGTTATTTTGAAAAGTTTAAAATTTCCCACTTAGATCACATTTCTGACCCTGATTGTAAAATATACCAGGATTTTGGTCTGATCAAGGGGCGATTTAATCAATTGTTTGGTTTTAGATCATGGATTAGAGGTGTAGACGCAGGTATTGTAAAGGGCCATGGTTGGGGAGTACAATTGGGAGATGGTTTCCAAATGCCCGGGGTATTTACCATTTCCAATGGTAAAGTAACTTCAGAATTCAGGCATAGATATGCCTCAGATAAGCCAGATTACCTAAGTATGATTTCGTGCGTACCCACGTAA